In Nonomuraea sp. NBC_00507, the following are encoded in one genomic region:
- a CDS encoding trypsin-like serine peptidase: protein MHRRVALLSAVALTVAGALVPAGAAQASASTGLDPRRPVGWSGADSWSERRTVLQYWTPQRMLAAQALDAPAPRRTSQWDDPSQGTPWATRGAASTTARRTPWTTQGAAWSVRGVAAQQRTMVPNSPGLRWTDGGGVVRTVGRVFFTTAEGRNSACSGTAVTSANESVVITAGHCVKLNGAAHRNWVFVPGFDNGRRPFGTWVATTLLTTQQWNAREDINFDVAAAVVAPLQGRTLTDVVGGQGVAFNQPRRRQMYSFGFPAAAPFNGQRLIYCSGRAIDDTVMTSDLGLRCNMTGGSSGGPWFQGFDESTGQGWLNSVNSFKYNFAPNFMFGPFFGNEAMAVYQAAQNTNAL from the coding sequence ATGCACCGCAGAGTCGCCCTGCTCTCCGCCGTCGCGCTCACCGTGGCAGGCGCCCTGGTCCCCGCGGGCGCCGCCCAGGCCAGTGCCTCGACCGGCCTCGACCCCAGGCGGCCCGTCGGATGGTCGGGCGCCGACTCCTGGTCGGAGCGCAGGACCGTCCTGCAGTACTGGACGCCGCAGCGCATGCTGGCGGCGCAAGCGCTCGATGCGCCCGCGCCGCGACGCACCAGCCAGTGGGACGACCCGTCCCAGGGCACCCCGTGGGCGACCCGCGGCGCCGCGTCGACGACGGCCCGGCGTACTCCGTGGACCACCCAGGGCGCCGCCTGGTCGGTCCGGGGCGTGGCGGCCCAGCAGCGGACCATGGTGCCCAACAGCCCCGGGCTGCGCTGGACCGACGGGGGCGGGGTCGTGCGTACCGTCGGGCGGGTGTTCTTCACCACGGCGGAAGGCCGCAACTCCGCCTGCTCCGGCACGGCTGTGACCAGCGCCAACGAAAGCGTCGTGATCACTGCGGGGCACTGCGTGAAGCTGAACGGCGCCGCGCACCGCAACTGGGTGTTCGTCCCGGGGTTCGACAACGGCCGCCGCCCGTTCGGCACCTGGGTGGCCACCACGCTGCTGACCACCCAGCAGTGGAACGCTCGAGAGGACATCAACTTCGACGTCGCCGCGGCCGTGGTCGCGCCGCTGCAGGGGCGGACGCTGACCGACGTCGTGGGCGGGCAGGGAGTGGCGTTCAACCAGCCCAGGCGGCGGCAGATGTACTCCTTCGGCTTCCCGGCGGCGGCGCCGTTCAACGGGCAGCGGCTGATCTACTGCAGCGGGCGCGCGATCGACGACACCGTCATGACCAGCGACCTGGGGCTGCGCTGCAACATGACCGGCGGGTCCAGCGGCGGGCCCTGGTTCCAGGGTTTCGACGAGTCCACCGGGCAGGGCTGGCTGAACTCGGTCAACAGCTTCAAGTACAACTTCGCGCCGAACTTCATGTTCGGCCCCTTCTTCGGGAACGAGGCCATGGCCGTCTACCAGGCGGCGCAGAACACCAACGCGCTGTGA
- a CDS encoding maleylpyruvate isomerase family mycothiol-dependent enzyme, translated as MTDIFDDLAAEYRQLDAVLESLTPDQWSCPSAAAGWTVADVVLHLAQTEETVTGQSITEGTAFLPSAEATVDGLADEMVAAERGMPPSDLLARWRKAAFATPDALRAHPPGTRLSWVRTPLSPRTLATTRIAEHWAHALDITVPLGIAYPDTDRLRHVAWLAHRTLPYAFAVSGLPDTPVFCELTAPDGTRWTFGDPAAPDRIIGLASEFCRVGARRLAPEQTGLTAEGPRAADALRVVRNYAA; from the coding sequence ATGACGGACATCTTCGATGATCTGGCTGCGGAATACCGCCAGCTGGACGCGGTATTGGAGTCCCTGACCCCGGATCAGTGGTCCTGCCCCTCGGCGGCGGCGGGCTGGACCGTTGCCGATGTCGTTCTGCATCTCGCCCAGACCGAGGAAACGGTCACCGGCCAGTCCATCACGGAAGGGACGGCCTTCCTTCCCTCCGCCGAGGCCACCGTGGACGGCCTGGCCGACGAGATGGTGGCCGCGGAGCGCGGGATGCCGCCGTCGGACCTGCTTGCCCGCTGGCGCAAAGCCGCGTTCGCCACTCCTGACGCGCTGCGCGCCCATCCGCCGGGCACGCGCCTGTCCTGGGTCAGGACGCCGTTGTCCCCACGCACTCTGGCCACGACCAGGATCGCCGAGCACTGGGCGCATGCCCTGGACATCACGGTTCCGCTGGGCATCGCCTACCCCGACACGGACCGGCTGCGGCATGTGGCCTGGCTGGCCCACCGTACGCTGCCGTACGCCTTCGCCGTGTCCGGGCTCCCGGACACTCCGGTGTTCTGCGAGCTCACCGCACCGGACGGAACCCGATGGACCTTCGGCGACCCCGCCGCCCCGGACCGGATCATCGGCCTGGCCTCGGAGTTCTGCCGGGTTGGCGCTCGCCGCCTCGCACCCGAGCAGACCGGCCTGACCGCCGAGGGTCCGCGCGCCGCCGACGCTCTGCGTGTCGTCCGCAACTACGCCGCCTGA
- a CDS encoding alpha/beta hydrolase family protein, producing the protein MTDPLATDPPRDPRFPAVTPALTFDSGGAALPGVLHVPAGSGPHPVVVLLHGFPGNERNFDLAQVLRRAGYASLVFHYRGSWGAGGSWSWGHVLEDTAAIMAGLREKELATTYRLDPRRVVLIGHSLGGFAALMTAAADPSIAAVASVAGFDFGTVAALCRADPSLREGYVEAFAGELGPLRGTSGEALVAEMEAAGDSWRLAGLAPLLADRPVLLIGTSLDTVTPHEVHHEPLVTAYQAQPVKQLDHHVFATDHALSDHRVTLARTILSFLARCP; encoded by the coding sequence ATGACGGACCCGCTTGCCACCGACCCTCCGCGCGATCCCCGCTTTCCCGCCGTCACACCCGCGTTGACCTTCGACAGCGGTGGCGCGGCCTTGCCGGGCGTCCTGCACGTTCCGGCAGGCAGCGGGCCGCACCCGGTCGTCGTGCTGCTGCACGGATTCCCCGGCAACGAACGCAACTTCGACCTCGCACAGGTGCTGCGCCGTGCGGGCTATGCGTCCTTGGTGTTCCACTATCGCGGCTCGTGGGGCGCCGGGGGTTCGTGGTCGTGGGGGCATGTGCTCGAGGACACGGCCGCGATCATGGCCGGTCTGCGGGAGAAGGAGCTCGCCACCACGTACCGGCTCGATCCGCGACGGGTGGTGTTGATCGGCCACAGTCTCGGTGGATTCGCCGCGCTGATGACCGCGGCGGCGGACCCGTCCATTGCGGCGGTCGCCTCGGTGGCGGGGTTCGACTTCGGTACGGTGGCGGCGCTCTGCCGGGCTGACCCGAGCCTGCGGGAGGGCTATGTGGAGGCGTTCGCCGGGGAGCTCGGACCGCTTCGGGGCACCAGCGGGGAGGCGCTCGTCGCCGAGATGGAGGCGGCCGGCGACTCGTGGCGGCTTGCCGGGCTCGCGCCGCTGCTGGCGGACCGCCCGGTGCTGCTCATCGGCACCAGCCTCGACACCGTCACCCCGCACGAGGTGCATCACGAACCGCTGGTCACGGCCTACCAGGCGCAGCCCGTCAAGCAGCTCGACCATCATGTCTTCGCCACCGACCACGCTCTATCGGACCATCGCGTGACGCTGGCCCGTACGATCTTGAGCTTCCTGGCGCGATGCCCGTGA
- a CDS encoding TetR/AcrR family transcriptional regulator has product MPVAKGSTIDPARTRAAIIEAATPVLYERGLDGIGVAELCARLEVSKETLYRHFGTKDGLVQAVLEARSARLTGWLTEAVAAAGDDPHDQLTAVFDALQRWYDRPAFRGCAMVNASAQHHDETVRALTARHLDRYLDLLTGIATRAGAADPGALGRQLLMLIEGATVVAAHHGTAGTAGQARDAALTLLGTPSRTQGPVR; this is encoded by the coding sequence ATGCCAGTCGCCAAAGGCTCGACGATCGACCCGGCCCGCACCCGCGCCGCTATCATCGAAGCGGCCACCCCGGTCCTGTACGAACGCGGACTCGACGGCATCGGCGTCGCCGAGTTGTGCGCCCGCCTAGAGGTGTCCAAGGAGACGCTCTACCGCCACTTCGGCACCAAGGACGGCCTCGTGCAGGCTGTGCTGGAAGCGCGCAGCGCGCGGTTGACCGGCTGGCTGACGGAGGCCGTCGCGGCGGCAGGAGACGACCCCCACGACCAGCTGACCGCGGTCTTCGACGCCCTCCAGCGGTGGTACGACAGGCCGGCCTTCCGCGGCTGCGCGATGGTGAACGCGTCCGCCCAGCACCACGACGAGACCGTGCGTGCCCTCACCGCACGGCACCTGGACCGCTACCTCGATCTGCTCACCGGCATCGCCACGCGCGCCGGAGCCGCGGACCCGGGCGCGCTGGGGCGCCAGCTGCTCATGCTGATCGAGGGCGCGACCGTTGTCGCCGCACATCACGGCACGGCCGGCACGGCCGGACAGGCCCGCGACGCCGCCCTCACCCTGCTGGGGACCCCCTCAAGGACTCAAGGGCCGGTGAGGTAG
- a CDS encoding CoA-binding protein encodes MDNRYADEKVIKRLLGQAQTWAFVGLGNHPHRTAYEQARLLQVRGRRIIPVHPAAETVLGEPGYASLSDVPAKVDVVAVYRRSEHAGKAVDEAIATGAGAVWLPLDVIDVAAAQRARDAGLDVVMDRCPGVEWALRRPS; translated from the coding sequence ATGGACAATCGTTACGCGGATGAGAAGGTCATCAAGCGGCTGCTCGGACAGGCACAGACGTGGGCTTTCGTGGGCCTCGGCAACCATCCCCACCGTACGGCGTACGAGCAGGCTCGTCTGCTCCAGGTGCGAGGCAGGCGGATCATCCCCGTCCATCCTGCCGCCGAGACCGTGCTGGGCGAGCCGGGATACGCGTCGTTGTCCGACGTGCCGGCCAAGGTGGACGTCGTCGCCGTCTACCGGCGTTCCGAGCATGCGGGAAAGGCCGTGGACGAGGCGATCGCCACGGGCGCCGGGGCGGTGTGGCTGCCCCTTGACGTGATCGACGTGGCCGCGGCTCAACGTGCTCGCGACGCCGGCCTCGATGTCGTCATGGATCGTTGCCCAGGAGTCGAATGGGCATTGCGCCGCCCTTCTTAG
- a CDS encoding flavin reductase family protein encodes MNAAHVAIEPAILYFGTPVVLLSTENDDGSANLAPISSAWALGQVIVLGLGAEGQTAYNLGRRPEVVINLPAPHQWAAVERLAPLTGRHPVPASKPHGCRFEPDKFGAAGLRAEPSDTVRPPRVAECPLQLEARVERVRPGVAGWFVIAEAVVGKVHADPRIVVPGTDHVDPAAWSPLIYNFRHYFGLGPELGHSYRSQTPRA; translated from the coding sequence ATGAACGCAGCCCATGTGGCCATCGAGCCCGCCATCCTGTACTTCGGCACCCCGGTCGTGCTCCTGTCGACCGAGAATGACGACGGATCGGCCAATCTCGCCCCCATCTCCTCGGCGTGGGCACTCGGCCAGGTGATCGTGCTCGGGCTGGGCGCGGAGGGCCAGACCGCGTACAACCTCGGGCGCCGCCCCGAGGTGGTGATCAACCTGCCCGCGCCGCACCAGTGGGCGGCGGTCGAGCGGCTGGCGCCCCTCACCGGCCGCCATCCGGTGCCCGCGAGCAAGCCGCACGGCTGCCGCTTCGAGCCGGACAAGTTCGGCGCGGCAGGGCTGCGGGCCGAGCCGTCCGACACCGTACGGCCGCCGCGGGTCGCCGAGTGCCCGCTCCAGCTGGAGGCCCGCGTCGAACGGGTACGGCCGGGCGTCGCGGGCTGGTTCGTCATCGCCGAGGCCGTCGTCGGCAAGGTCCACGCGGACCCGCGCATCGTCGTGCCCGGCACCGACCACGTGGACCCGGCCGCCTGGAGCCCGCTCATCTACAACTTCCGCCACTACTTCGGGCTCGGCCCGGAGCTCGGCCACTCCTACCGCAGCCAGACACCCCGGGCATGA
- a CDS encoding LacI family DNA-binding transcriptional regulator, with protein sequence MSPSPRSVPSIRDVAAAAGVSYQTVSRVLNDSPRVRPETRTAVLAAIERLGFRPSRAARALSLGRARGITVVTSNTVLYGYATTLQGLEEAARAEGLAMGIRVVESAAPAEVKQAVDYVSDASAGGVVVIAWDPLGIAVLEALPPDVPAVAVVEPAAPDRGRVAIALDERRAAADATRHLLELGHRTVHHVAIPSEGGPGGRLAGWQDALAQAGAEIPEVLSCGWDIKSAYAAGRRLAAEREVTAILCGNDDIAQGVRRALYDAGKDVPGDVSIVGFDDIPGSAYWTPALTTVRMDFAGLGRACFHAAVAELTGQAQPDDARPALVPPALVVRESTAPPPHS encoded by the coding sequence GTGAGCCCAAGCCCTCGATCCGTGCCCAGCATCCGGGACGTCGCCGCCGCCGCGGGGGTCTCCTACCAGACCGTCTCCCGCGTGCTCAACGACTCCCCGCGGGTGCGGCCGGAAACCCGCACCGCCGTGCTGGCGGCCATCGAGCGGCTCGGCTTCCGGCCCAGCCGGGCGGCTCGTGCCCTGAGCCTCGGCCGCGCCCGCGGCATCACCGTGGTCACGTCCAACACCGTGCTGTACGGCTACGCCACCACGCTGCAGGGCCTGGAGGAGGCGGCCCGCGCCGAGGGCCTGGCCATGGGCATCAGGGTCGTGGAGTCGGCCGCCCCCGCCGAGGTGAAGCAGGCCGTGGACTACGTCAGCGACGCCAGCGCGGGCGGCGTGGTGGTGATCGCGTGGGATCCGCTGGGCATCGCGGTGCTGGAGGCGCTGCCGCCGGACGTACCCGCCGTCGCCGTGGTCGAGCCGGCCGCGCCCGACCGGGGCCGTGTCGCGATCGCCCTGGACGAGCGCCGGGCCGCCGCCGATGCCACCCGGCATCTGCTGGAGCTGGGCCATCGCACCGTCCATCACGTGGCGATCCCGTCCGAGGGCGGCCCCGGTGGCCGGCTGGCGGGCTGGCAGGACGCGCTGGCGCAGGCCGGGGCGGAGATTCCCGAGGTGCTGAGCTGCGGGTGGGACATCAAGTCGGCCTACGCGGCGGGGCGGCGGCTGGCCGCCGAGCGGGAGGTCACCGCGATCCTGTGCGGCAACGACGACATCGCCCAGGGGGTTAGGCGCGCGCTGTACGACGCGGGCAAGGACGTTCCCGGCGACGTGAGCATCGTCGGGTTCGACGACATCCCGGGCTCGGCGTACTGGACTCCTGCCCTGACCACGGTGCGGATGGACTTCGCCGGCCTGGGCCGGGCCTGCTTCCACGCGGCCGTGGCCGAGCTGACCGGCCAGGCGCAGCCCGACGACGCCCGGCCCGCCCTCGTGCCGCCCGCCCTCGTGGTGCGGGAGTCGACGGCGCCGCCGCCTCACTCCTGA
- a CDS encoding NAD(P)/FAD-dependent oxidoreductase, which produces MRETGRVLPSHASAVIIGGGAMGVSSAYALAAAGVHDVVLIDKGPLGSGSTSKAAGGVRAQFSDRVNIELAVRSLETFETFADRFGQEIDLHKPGYLFLLDSAESVAEFEKNVAIQNDLGVPSRMISAREAAELSPLIDTDGLLAAAYSPSDGHCTPESVVLGYAGAARRLGALLLPNCAATGIETVDGRIVAVQTDGGRIETDTVICAAGAWSREIGAWVGVDLPVTPLRRQILVTEPIPDLPPTAFTIDFGTTLYFHREGPGLLLGMSDPDETPGFKLDRSDAWLPRLGEAMARRAPALMETGIATGWAGLYEVTPDHNALIGTAPDVDRFLYATGFSGHGFLMSPAVGEVVRDLYLGRAPFVDVTGFDAGRFALAGARPELNIV; this is translated from the coding sequence ATGCGCGAGACCGGACGTGTGCTGCCCTCACATGCCTCGGCAGTCATCATCGGAGGCGGCGCCATGGGCGTCAGCTCGGCGTACGCCCTGGCGGCGGCCGGGGTGCACGACGTGGTCCTGATCGACAAGGGGCCGCTGGGCTCCGGCTCCACCTCGAAGGCGGCCGGGGGCGTGCGCGCGCAGTTCTCCGACCGGGTCAACATCGAGCTCGCCGTACGCAGCCTGGAGACGTTCGAGACCTTCGCCGACCGCTTCGGGCAGGAGATCGACCTGCACAAGCCGGGCTACCTGTTCCTGCTCGACTCGGCGGAGTCGGTCGCGGAGTTCGAGAAGAACGTGGCGATCCAGAATGACCTGGGCGTGCCCAGCCGGATGATCTCCGCGCGGGAGGCCGCGGAGCTGTCACCGTTGATCGACACCGACGGGCTGCTCGCCGCCGCCTACTCCCCCAGCGACGGGCACTGCACCCCCGAATCCGTGGTACTCGGGTACGCGGGCGCGGCCCGGCGACTGGGCGCGCTCCTGCTGCCCAACTGCGCCGCGACCGGCATCGAGACCGTGGACGGCCGCATCGTCGCGGTCCAGACCGACGGCGGCCGCATCGAGACCGACACCGTGATCTGCGCGGCCGGCGCCTGGTCGCGGGAGATCGGCGCGTGGGTGGGCGTCGACCTGCCGGTGACCCCGCTACGCAGGCAGATCCTCGTCACCGAGCCGATTCCCGATCTGCCCCCGACCGCGTTCACCATCGACTTCGGCACCACGCTCTACTTCCACCGCGAGGGCCCGGGGCTGCTGCTCGGCATGTCCGACCCGGACGAGACCCCTGGGTTCAAGCTGGACCGGTCCGACGCCTGGCTGCCGCGCCTCGGCGAGGCCATGGCCCGCCGTGCCCCGGCCCTGATGGAGACCGGCATCGCCACCGGCTGGGCCGGCCTGTACGAGGTGACGCCGGACCACAACGCGCTCATCGGGACCGCTCCGGACGTCGACCGGTTCCTTTACGCCACCGGCTTCTCCGGCCACGGTTTCCTCATGAGCCCCGCCGTCGGGGAGGTGGTCCGGGACCTCTACCTGGGCCGGGCCCCGTTCGTGGACGTCACCGGCTTCGACGCCGGCCGTTTCGCCCTGGCGGGGGCCAGGCCGGAGCTGAACATCGTCTGA
- a CDS encoding alpha/beta fold hydrolase: MTTFVLIPGMCHGGWCFEQLTEELRRHGHRVHPLTLTGLSERSHLLHGGVNLETHIQDVIGVLAAENIQDAVLVGHSYGGMMITGVADRVPGRVDSLVYLDAVVPQPGDSMWSLVSDRERQWYVDVVESGDAVRPLPFFDPRATPHPLASLLQPLPITEHAAHVRRRVYVYAAGWAEQSPFTPTYQRLRADPSWTTYALDSGHNLMRDAPQDLLKILLDIGG; the protein is encoded by the coding sequence GTGACCACCTTTGTTCTGATTCCCGGCATGTGCCACGGCGGCTGGTGCTTCGAACAGCTCACCGAGGAGCTGCGCCGTCACGGGCACCGCGTACACCCGCTGACCTTGACCGGGCTCAGTGAGCGCAGCCATCTGCTGCATGGCGGGGTGAACCTGGAGACCCACATCCAGGACGTGATCGGCGTGCTGGCGGCCGAGAACATCCAGGACGCGGTGCTGGTCGGCCACAGCTACGGGGGAATGATGATCACCGGGGTCGCCGATCGGGTGCCGGGCCGGGTGGACTCGCTGGTCTACTTGGACGCCGTCGTGCCGCAGCCCGGCGATTCCATGTGGAGCCTGGTCTCCGATCGCGAGCGGCAGTGGTACGTGGACGTGGTGGAGAGCGGCGACGCCGTGCGTCCTCTGCCCTTCTTCGATCCGCGAGCCACGCCCCACCCACTCGCCTCGCTCCTCCAACCTCTCCCGATCACTGAGCACGCGGCGCACGTCCGGCGGCGGGTCTACGTGTACGCGGCGGGGTGGGCGGAGCAATCGCCGTTCACCCCCACCTACCAGCGGCTGCGCGCGGACCCCTCCTGGACCACGTACGCGCTCGACAGCGGGCACAACCTCATGCGGGACGCCCCGCAGGACCTCCTGAAAATCCTGCTCGACATCGGCGGCTGA
- a CDS encoding YbfB/YjiJ family MFS transporter: MPVSPALWQAVRLALGTASALGLARFAYGLLVPAMRDDLHWSLAEAGVMSAANGVGYLLGALVTPVVRRRLGTAGTFRWGMVLIVVALAATAVSGDHLVLLTARAAAGVAGALVFIAGGVIAARIATGISSGVPITVYFAGTGLGIVVSGATIPALGDRWQLAWAGLSVAAGLATLVSWAAADTGEDREAPAATAGQARVRPLWRTALAYLLFAAGYITYITFLSAYLAERHLPVAQVTLTWTVLGVAVMAAPSLWSRPITQWPGDRALAALLAVLAGGAALALASSELPVILASAVVYGATFMAVPAAVTALIRNGTPPADWTATLAAFTTLFAAGQTAGPWIAGILADHTSTEATLAWTAILCAAAAATLGRPRLAPTTTREGERQ; encoded by the coding sequence ATGCCCGTGAGCCCGGCGCTGTGGCAGGCGGTGAGGCTGGCGCTCGGCACCGCTTCGGCCCTCGGGCTCGCGCGCTTCGCCTACGGGCTGCTCGTCCCGGCCATGCGGGACGACCTGCACTGGAGCCTGGCCGAAGCGGGGGTCATGAGCGCCGCCAACGGGGTCGGCTACCTCCTCGGCGCGCTGGTGACCCCCGTCGTCCGGCGCCGGCTGGGCACCGCCGGCACCTTCCGCTGGGGGATGGTTCTCATCGTGGTGGCGCTCGCCGCCACCGCGGTGAGCGGTGACCACCTGGTGCTGCTGACCGCACGGGCCGCCGCCGGGGTCGCGGGGGCGCTGGTGTTCATCGCGGGCGGTGTGATCGCGGCGCGTATCGCCACCGGCATCTCCTCCGGCGTGCCCATCACCGTCTACTTCGCCGGCACCGGGCTGGGCATCGTGGTCAGCGGCGCGACCATCCCGGCACTGGGGGATCGCTGGCAGCTCGCCTGGGCCGGCCTCAGCGTCGCCGCCGGGCTGGCGACGCTGGTGAGTTGGGCCGCCGCGGACACCGGCGAGGACAGGGAGGCGCCGGCCGCCACCGCCGGGCAGGCTCGGGTGCGCCCGCTCTGGCGGACCGCCCTGGCGTATCTGCTGTTCGCCGCCGGCTACATCACCTACATCACCTTCCTGTCCGCCTACCTCGCCGAGCGGCACCTCCCGGTCGCGCAGGTGACACTCACCTGGACGGTCCTGGGGGTGGCCGTCATGGCGGCGCCCTCGCTGTGGAGCCGCCCCATCACCCAGTGGCCCGGTGACCGAGCCCTCGCCGCGCTGCTCGCCGTCCTCGCCGGGGGAGCCGCACTGGCCCTGGCCTCCTCGGAGTTGCCGGTCATCCTCGCCTCCGCAGTCGTCTACGGGGCGACGTTCATGGCCGTTCCCGCCGCCGTGACCGCGCTCATCAGGAACGGCACCCCGCCCGCCGACTGGACGGCCACGCTGGCGGCCTTCACCACCTTGTTCGCGGCCGGTCAGACCGCCGGGCCGTGGATCGCCGGCATCCTCGCCGATCACACCTCGACCGAGGCCACGCTGGCCTGGACCGCGATCCTGTGCGCGGCGGCCGCCGCCACCCTAGGCCGTCCACGCCTCGCACCCACGACCACGAGAGAAGGAGAACGGCAGTGA
- a CDS encoding DNA-3-methyladenine glycosylase family protein: MTTHGFTLTAEGPFDFGASLRFVEEWPATSVLPSDGRALRFAYCAESDWLPIGVTVTGVRGGVSVATTRAAGPGIRGEVARILSLDVDGAGFAKLGEADPVLGDLQRRRPGLRPVCFWSPWEAACWAMIVQRSSMITASRIKQRIAERYGAPVTVDGRTYAAFPPPVTLLEAGGLGLPAQKEEWVRGLARAALDGLLTAEHLRSLGPEEALAELRGLPGVGPFSAGLILIRGAGAPDAFPGDEPRLFAILREVYGLPEDAPPAAYRRLADSWRPYRSWASFLFRASTYGAMDP, from the coding sequence ATGACCACGCACGGCTTCACGCTCACCGCCGAGGGCCCGTTCGACTTCGGCGCCTCGCTGCGGTTCGTCGAGGAGTGGCCGGCCACCAGCGTGCTGCCCTCGGACGGGCGGGCGCTGCGGTTCGCCTACTGCGCGGAGTCCGACTGGCTGCCGATCGGCGTGACCGTCACGGGCGTGCGGGGCGGGGTGAGCGTGGCCACGACGCGGGCCGCGGGGCCCGGGATCCGGGGTGAGGTGGCGCGGATCCTCTCCCTGGACGTGGACGGCGCCGGCTTCGCCAAGCTGGGCGAGGCCGACCCGGTGCTGGGCGACCTGCAACGACGCCGCCCCGGGCTGCGGCCGGTGTGTTTCTGGAGCCCGTGGGAGGCGGCGTGCTGGGCGATGATCGTGCAGCGCTCGTCGATGATCACCGCCTCCCGGATCAAGCAGCGCATCGCCGAGCGGTACGGCGCGCCGGTGACCGTGGACGGGCGAACCTACGCGGCCTTTCCCCCGCCCGTGACGCTGCTGGAGGCGGGCGGCCTGGGCCTGCCCGCGCAGAAGGAGGAGTGGGTGCGCGGCCTGGCCCGAGCGGCGCTCGACGGGCTGCTCACCGCCGAGCACCTGCGTTCGCTCGGCCCGGAGGAGGCGCTGGCCGAGCTGCGTGGCCTGCCCGGCGTGGGGCCGTTCTCCGCGGGGCTGATCCTGATCCGCGGCGCTGGCGCGCCGGACGCGTTCCCCGGCGACGAGCCGCGCCTGTTCGCGATCCTGCGCGAGGTGTACGGGCTGCCGGAGGACGCGCCGCCGGCCGCCTACCGCAGGCTGGCCGACTCGTGGCGGCCCTACCGGTCCTGGGCGTCCTTCCTGTTCCGGGCCTCCACGTACGGCGCCATGGACCCGTGA